Genomic window (Streptomyces sp. NBC_01431):
CGGTCGGTACGCTCTCCGGCATCCTCAACGGCCGCTCCGCGGGGGTCAGTTCGAGCTTCACCGCGATTTTGGACGCGCTCTTCCCGGACACAACGAAGGTTGCGGTGGTCGGCAGGTTGCAGGGCGTTCAGGAGACAGAAGTACGCGAACGGCAGTCTGCAGCCCGTCAGAGGCTCAGTGATTTGTGGAGCGATGCCACCCGGCGCATCCCGGCCGACAAGGGGAGCTATCCGTCCGCGCGGGGTGACAGCGTGCCGCCGCGGGTGGACCGGATCACCCGGCGCGCTCTGCTGGGCATCCACGAGGCGATCCCGCTGCCCGCCGGCGCCTCCGCGGACCTCGCGGCCGACCTGCCCCTGTACGTCGCCCGGGACGCCGACCCGCAGCTGCGCGGGGTCCTCACCGGTTTCAAGACCACCGGGGGGTTCGTTCTGCTGGTGGGGGACGCTGCGACGGGCAAGACCCGGACCATGCACGAGGCCCTGCTCGCCGTCGTTCCGGACTGGAAGTTCGTGGTGCCCGACGATGGCGCGGCCGTGGAAGCCCTGGCCGCCGGCCACCATGCCACCGGCGACCCCGTCGGCCAAGGGGGCGCTGGGAGTGTGCTGTGGCTCGACGAGTTGCAGGACTTCCTGGCCGGCCCGGCTCCGCTGGCCGCCGCGACGGTACGGAGCCTGCTCACCGAAGCCGTACCGCCCGTGATCATCGTCGGCACCATGTGGCCGGAAGCCTACGAGCGGCTGCGCGCGGACAGCCCGGAGCCGGGCCGCGGTGGAGGGGACGACCGGGCCGGGGGCCTCCTGAAGGACATCCGCGCGTCATCCCGCAACGCGCGCGAGGTGCTTGCCATGGCCCAGAGGATCGGCCTCGCGGCGTTCCGGCCGGCCGAGTGGGAACGGGCCGCGGCCGCGGCGGTCACCGACCCGCGCATAGCCCACGCGCTGCGAGGCAAAGGCGACTTCAGCCTTCCCCAGGCCTTGGCCGGCGCTCCGGAACTGCTCCACCGCTGGACCACCGCCGACCAGCCGTACGGCAAGGCACTGCTCACGGCGGCCGTCAGCGCCCGCCGCGCCGGGCACCCGCTCACCGTGCCCGCCGGTTTCCTGCGGGCGGTGGCGCCCTCGTTCCTCACCGGAAGGCAGCGGGCCGGAGCCGGTGCCACCTGGTTCGAGGACGCGCTCGCCTGGGCCTGTGAGCCCGTCTTCCCGCACACCGAGATCGCGCTGCTGAGCCCGTACTCGCAGACCATGGGCGTTACGGACGGCTACCGGGTCGCGGACGTCCTCGCCGGTGACCTCGACATCAACTGGCTCACCATTCCACCGGACGTCTGGCCGGCGATGGTGGCCGCGGCCGCCCCGGAAGCCCGCCGGCACATCGGCCTGAACGCCGAGCTCGCGGGCTACCCGGACGTGGCACGCCACGCCTGGCAGGACGCGGCGGACCAGGGGGACCTCGCCAGCATGTCCCGACTGGGTGTCCTCGCCTTCGGCGAAGGCAAGTTGGAGGAAGCGCGCAACCTGCTGACCCCGGTCGCCGAGTACGGCGATCCGACCGCGATGTACCACCTCGCCGGCGTGCTGCGCGGCCAGGGAGACCTCGACCGCGCGCGCCATTGGTATCGGTGTGCCGCCGACGCCGGACACGTCTTTTCCATGATCACCCTGGGGGAGTTGCTGTACGCGTTGGGCGAGCGGGAGAAGGGCCTCGCCTGGGTCCGCCGTGCGGTGGAGTTCGGCGGTCAGCCGGCCATGACCTCGTATGCCGGCCTTCTGCACGCTGAGGGTCAGGTCGCCGCCGCCCGCCACTGGCTCGTGCAAGCGGCAGAACGGTGCTACGCCCCCGCCCGTCAGATGCTTGCCGCCCAGCTCCGTCAGGAAGGCGACACGGCCGGCGCCTCGCGGTGGCTGACCCTGGTGGCTGAGGACACCGCGACCTCGAAGGTCGACCGTGCGGCCGCGCTGCACACGCTCGGCGAAATGTGCCGCCAGCAGGGCGACCTCGACGGCGCGCGGAAATGGTGGGAGCGGGCGGCGGCTCTTCCGCCGTACCGCAGAGGTGCCGTCAACCCGGCCGGCGTCGCGGCGATGTACGCCCTCGGCGCCTTGGCACAGCAACAGGACTCCGACACCGAGCGTCGGTGGTTCTCCCGGGCGGCCGAAGCGGGCAGCAGCGACGCCATGTGCGCGCTCGGTCTGATGGCGGACGCGGAGGGCGACCCGGCGGAGGCCGTCGGCTTCTGGCGGCGGGCCGCCGAAACCGGACACGTCGACTCGATGATTCTGCTGGGCCGCCAGTACCTGCGACAAGGTGACGAGCCGGCCTGCGCCCAGTGGTTCACCAAAGCCGCCGAGAAAGGCAGCGGAGCCGCTGAGGCGGCCCTCGGCGTGTTGCTCTCCAAAACGGATCCGGCTGCCGCTCGTCACTGGTTCACCCGCGCCGCCGAGCGCGGAATTCCCCAGGCCATCCACTGCCTGGTCAACGCCTTGGAGCAGACCGGCAACGCGGCGGACGTCGAGGAGGCCCGGCGCTGGCGGGCACGACTCCCTTCCGAGGACGTCTCCTGCGAGGACGTCTCCTGCGAGGGCGGCGGACCGCAGCCGACGTAGCGCAGAGCCTTTGCCCGTCAGGCAAAGGAGGGTGCGCCTCGGGTTTCGGCCGGGGTCACTCCTTGCCTTCGTAGCGGCGCTCGAAGCGGGCGATGCGGCCCTCGGGGTCGACCGTCCGGGCCTTGCCGGTGTAAAAGGGGTGGCTCTCCGCGGAGATCTCCACGTCGATGACCGGGTAGGTCTGGCCGTCGTCCCAGTCGATCGTCTCCTCGCTTGTCGCCGTCGACCGGGTCAGGAAGGCGAACCCGGCCGCGCGGTCTCGGAAGACGACCGGCTGGTACGCGGGCTGCTTGTCACGCTGCATGGGGGCTCCGGGGGTTCGGCGGGATCGTGGTCCGGGCGCCGGCCGCCCGGCCGTAGGGGGCCGTGGAGGTCGTGGGCGCCGTCGAAGTTGAAGTTGAAGTCATCGGGGTCGGTTCACGTCAACATGTCGTCCTCGTCGACGATGTGCATCGCCGCTTCCTCGGCGGAGGCGGCGGCCCCGTCCACGCCCACGTCGGTGGCGATCATCCTGGTCTCCTCGTCCGGGTGGGCGCCCTGGTCGGGGGCGACGAGCCGCCCCGCGCGGACGCCGCCGACCTCGTTGTCGCGCGGCTCGCCGTCGGTGTCCCAGGTGTCGCCCATGCCGTCGCCCTCGGGCGCGCACACCTCCGGAAGCTCAAGCGTCAGACGCCTGTCCAGGCTCTCGCCGCGCAGCCGCTCGGCGGCGGTGACGTCGGAGCGCTCCACCGCCCAGGGCCGTTCCGGTGGTGAATAGCCTTCGTCCAGCGGGTCGGGGACCCCGTCGTCCAGGGTGTCCTCGGCGCCGAGCAGGCCCTCGTCGTCCTGCACCTCGGAGCCGTCGGGCTGGTAGACCTCGTCTCCCCACGCCTCTGTGTCGACCACGGCTACCTCCTGCGTTGCGAGCATCGGCTGGCACGCCGCGGGGCCGGACCCGGCAGCCGCCCCCAGTGTCGGCCCGCCCGGCCCCCTGTCACCACCGTACGCGCGCCACCCGGGTGAGCGGCAGATGCGGATTCCCTTGCGGAATCAGACACTTTGAACGCGTTCAAGTCTGTGCGCTAAGGTCGGTTCAACATCGAGGGGGCGCAATGAAGGTCGTGATTCCCGGCGGAACCGGGCAGGTCGGCGCGATCCTGGACCAGGCGCTGACCGCCGCCGGCCACGACGTCGTCATCCTGACGCGACGGCCACGGCGTGAGCGCGAAGTGGGCTGGGACGGCCGGACGCTCGGAGCGTGGGCGCGGACCCTCGACGGCAGCGACGTCGTGATCAACCTGGCGGGCCGCAGCGTGAACTGCCGGTACACCGAGGCGAACCTGCGGGCCATGATGGATTCGCGGGTCCGCTCCGCCGAGGTCGTGGGCGAGGCGATCGCGGCCGCCGCACGGCCGCCGAAAGCCTGGCTCCAGATGAGCACCGCGACCGTGTACGCCCACCGCTTCGACGCCGCCAACGACGAGGCAACCGGGCTCGTCGGTGGCGGTGAGGCGGCCGTCCCGGCGTACTGGGCGTACAGCGTCGAGATCGCCAAGCGCTGGGAGGCGGCCCAGGAGCAGGCCCCGACGCCGGACACCCGCAAGGTGGCGCTGCGCTCCGCGATGGTGATGAGCCCGGACCGCGAGGGCGTCTTCGACGTGCTGCTCAAGCTGGCCCGGCTCGGGCTCGGCGGCCCGGTCGCGGGCGGGGCGCAGTACGTGTCCTGGATTCATGACCGCGACTTCGTCCGCGCGGTCGAGTTCCTCGTCGGGCGCGACGACTTCACCGGCCCGGTGAACCTGGCCGCGCCCGCTCCGCTGCCGCAGCGAGCGTTCATGCGGGCCCTGCGCGGCGCCTGGGGAGTACCCCTGGGGCTGCCCGCGACGAGGTGGATGGCGGAGCTCGGCGCGTTCGCGCTGCGCTCGGACACCGAACTCCTCCTCAAGAGCCGCCGGGTGGTGCCCGGCCGTCTGCTGGACGCGGGCTTCGCCTTCGAGTACGCACAGTGGCCGGCGGCGGCCGACGACCTGGTGCGGCGGGTACGCACCGAACGCCGGGGCCGCTAACCGCTGCCCGGCCCTGCGACGGCCGCCGCTGCGCCAAATGGCTTGTCCTATTGGGCAGTTGGGGCTGGCGCCGGGCTCAGCGGGTGCCGATGTCGTGCAGAAACCCGATCAGCGTCAGCAACCACATCACCACCGCGATCCACAGCAGGACCTGGCCGAGCGTGTGCAGCCAGTCGATCTCCGTGGCGGCGGCGGTCGAGAGCGCGGCGACCGCCGTCATGCCCACCGGGAAGACGGTGGACCAGCGCCGGATGTCGTATCCCGGGCGGGGCCAGCGCGTTTCGGCGGCCAGCAGCACCGCGCACCAGGCGAGACTGAGCCCGAGCAGGACCAGCGTGGTCGTCCCCAGGGCCGTGTGCGCGGCGCCGGTCCACACGGGGGACAGGGCCAGTCTGGAGGCGGCGAGCGCCGAAATGGCCAGCGCGCCGCCGCCGATCCACTGGTCGCCCGCGCCGGCCCGCAGCTGTCGGAAGTCGAAGTGGCCCAGTGCCTGTACGTAGAGGATGAGGCCGACCACCAGGGCCACCAGGGCGGCGCGGGCGAGCCAGCCGCCCTCGGTCCACCATGGCGCGGCCTGACGGGTCATGGCCCCATCGCAACGCGCCCCCACCGGTGCCGCCACCGACGAGGTGGTTTGCCCGGCGTGATACTTGTATAGTACAACTGATATCAGTTGTAAAAGCCAACCATAAGGTCCATTCATCAACCGCATGTGGTGGTGGACCCCACCGCGAAGGGTCCTGTCATGTCCGGAGGCCACAAGGCTGGACGGGTCGGTGCGCCGGGCGATGTGCGCACGGCGCCGTCGAATCCCGCGCTGCGGCACGTTCTCACCCACCTGATCACCCCGCTGCTGATGTGCCTCGGCATGGGGCTCGCCTATCTGGGCGCGTTCGTCACCCCCGAGCCGCACCATCTGCCGATCGCGGTGGTGGGCACGGGCCCGCAGGCCAAGGTGTTCGCGCAGACCGTCAAGGACAAGGCGGGCGACGCGCTCGATGTGCGCACCCTGCCCGACCGCGCCACCGCCGTCGACCAGCTGAAGTCGCGCGACATCACCGGCGCCTACGTGCTGGACGCGAAGCCGGAACTGATCGTCGCCTCGGCGGGATCGGACATGAGCGCCACCGCCGTCGAGAAGGTCTTCACCCCGGTGGCCACCGCCCAGGGCACCCCGCTGAAGATCACCGATGTCGTGCCGCCGGTCTCCGGGGACCCGACGGGCTCGGGCATCTTCTTCCTGCTCATCGCCGTGAGCATCGGCTCGTACGCCTCCGTCGCCGTGCTCGGAGCGGCCGGCGCCGGACTGTCGCTACGCATCCGGGCGGCTCTGGTCACCGGGGTCTCCTTCGCGGTCTCCCTGATCGGGGCGGCCTTCGCGGGGCCCCTCTTCCACCTGGTCGACCACGGGCTGTGGGGCGTGTGGGCGATGACCTGGCTGTACTCGGCGGGCATCCTCTTCCTCGGCGTGGGTCTGCACACCTTCCTCAAGCGCTGGACCACGCTCGGCGTGATGGTGCTCTTCGTGATGCTCAACTTCACGAGCTCCGGCGGTCTGTTCCGCCCCGAACTGCAAAACGGCTTCTTCGGTAGCCTGCACGCCTTCTGGAACGGTGCCGGCCTGCTCGAAGGCATCCGCAACCTCGTCTACTTCGGCGATCACGGCCTCGCCCGCAACGTCTGGGTGCTGGCCGCCTGGCTGGTCCTCGGCCTCGCCGTGACGGCGGTGGCGGCCGCCGTGGAACGCGGCCGGGCTCCCTCCTCCACCCCACTGGCCGCGCCCGCCGAAGCCACCGAAGAGGAGGAAGTGGAGGAGGCCGTCGGCGTGTGACCCGCACGCCACACCCGGCTCTCGCGTGAGCGCCGGGACCGCGACACTGTGGGGGTATCGACACCCAGGAGGAACCGATGCCGGGAAAGCGCGCCTTTCGGGTCCGCCGCGTCTACGACCCGCCCGAGAAGGCCGACGGCGTACGCGTCCTGGTCGACCGGCTGTGGCCCCGGGGCCTGTCCAAGGAAGACGCCGCGGTGGACGAATGGCCCAAGGAGCTCACCCCCTCGACGGAACTGCGCAAGTGGTACCACGCGGACACCACGCGGTTCACCGCCTTCCAGGAGCGGTACGAGGCCGAGCTGGAGGGGGCCGAGCAGAGCGGGGCCGTCGACCGGCTCCTCGAACTCGCCCGGGACAGGACCATCACCCTCCTCACCGCGGTGAAGGACATCGACCACAGCCATGTGCCGACGCTCCTCGCCGTCCTTGAACGAGCGCGCCCCGGCCGCTGACCAGCGCACGTCCGGGTGAACCCGGCGGGCGGCGCGGCCCGATCCGGGCTAGGCAGAAGGCATGTCACGGATGGGGAGAATCGACCGCCGCTGGTTCGAACGGGTCGCCACCGCGCGGCTCGCGGGCGCCGAGCAGCGGGTGCTGCCCGGCCTCAGCAGGGCCGCCAACCACGGCAGGCTGTGGTTCGCCACGGCGAGCGCGCTGGCCGTGGCGGGCGGCCCCACCGCCCGCCGGGCCGCACGGCGCGGAGTGGGCGCGCTGGCGCTGGCCTCGCTCACCGCCAACACCGTCGCCAAGTACGCGACCCGACGCCGGCGCCCCGTCGTCGACGCCGTTCCGCTGGTGCGCCGCCTGACGAAGGCGCCCCGCAGCTCCTCCTTCCCCTCCGGGCACTCCGCGTCGGCGGCCGCCTTCGCCACCGGCGTCGCCCTGGAATCCAGCCGGTACGGGGCGCTGATCGCCCCCGTCGCCGCGGCTGTCGCGTTCTCCCGGATCTACGTCGGCGTCCACTACCCGGGCGATGTGCTGGCAGGCTGCGCCCTGGGCGCGGCCGCCGCCGCGGTCACCTGCTATTGGTGGCCGCCCCGGCCCCGGCCCGTCCACATCCTGCACACCCGCGCCGCCGCGCCGCCTCTCCCGCACGGCCGGGGACTCGTCGTGGTCGTCAACAGCGCCGCGGGCAAAGGCGTTCCGGGCCGTCTGCCCGCGGCGGAACACCTGCGCCTGCTGCTGCCCGAAGCCGAGATCGTGGAGCTGCGGGCGGGCGACGACCTCGCGGAACTCCTGGACGAGGCGGCGTCCCGCGCCGGACAGCTCGCCGGGGTGCTCGGGGTCTGCGGCGGCGACGGCACCGTGAACGCGGCGTCCGAACGGGCCGCCCGCGCCGGGCTCGCCCTCGCGGTGTTCCCCGGCGGCACCTTCAACCACTTCGCCCTCGACGCGGGCGTCGCCGCCTTCGAGGACACCGCGTACGCCGTCGAACACGGTGAGGCCATCCGCGTCGACCTCGCCCGCGTCCGCGACGGCGCGGGCAACGATGTCTTCGCCTTCCTCAACACGTTCAGCATCGGCCTGTACCCCGACCTGGTGCGCATGCGGGAAGACATGGAGGGGCGGATCGGGAAATGGCCGGCCGCCGCGCTCGCCCTGCTCCGCGTCCTGCGTACCGCCGAGCCCGTCCAGCTTTGGATCGACGGCAGGCCCCGCGCCCTGTGGCTGCTGTTCGCGGGCAACGGCCACTACCAGCCCGACGGACTCGCCCCCTCACACCGGCCCCGCCTCGACGAAGGACTGCTCGACGTCCGCACCGTCGACGCCGAAGCACGCCTGGCCCGTACCCGCCTCACCGTGTCCGCACTGGCCGGCGCGCTGCGCCGCTCGCACGTCTACCAGGCCGAACGTGTACGCGAGATCCGCCTCGCCGGCCTCGACGGCGTGCGCACCCTCGCGTACGACGGGGAGGCCGCGCCGGCGCCGGACACCCTCGTCATCCACAAGGCGGACCGGGCGCTCGTCGTCTACAGCCCCGCCGAACCCCAGGACGAGCTCGCCCAGCGGGCCCGCACCGCGACGGCCGCCTTCGCCGCCGGCGCTACCGCGACACGAGCGGGCCCGGCGCGCTGACGAACCGCGGCGAGGGCGGTTCCGGCAGGGTGCGCGTGAGGAGCCAGGCCAGGGCGGGGAAGACGATCAGCGGGGCGAGCGCGGTCCCCAGCGACGCGGCGTCGGCCGCCGCGCCGATCAGCGGGCTCGCAAGCCCGCCCACGCTCACCGTCAGGCCGAGCGTGACCCCGCCGGCCGTGCCGATCCGCGTGGGCAGGTAGTCCTGCCCCAGCGTCACCTGGAGGGAGAACGGCACGTACAGCGCGGCCGACGTCAGCGCGACGAACAGGTAGAAGGCCGGGCCGGGTACGAACACCACCCCCGCGACGGCCGGCGCCGCGGCCGCGT
Coding sequences:
- a CDS encoding tetratricopeptide repeat protein; translated protein: MAEAAGERLPRDEALRELSLALRTEMAGRGWRQADLVRESNLAVGTLSGILNGRSAGVSSSFTAILDALFPDTTKVAVVGRLQGVQETEVRERQSAARQRLSDLWSDATRRIPADKGSYPSARGDSVPPRVDRITRRALLGIHEAIPLPAGASADLAADLPLYVARDADPQLRGVLTGFKTTGGFVLLVGDAATGKTRTMHEALLAVVPDWKFVVPDDGAAVEALAAGHHATGDPVGQGGAGSVLWLDELQDFLAGPAPLAAATVRSLLTEAVPPVIIVGTMWPEAYERLRADSPEPGRGGGDDRAGGLLKDIRASSRNAREVLAMAQRIGLAAFRPAEWERAAAAAVTDPRIAHALRGKGDFSLPQALAGAPELLHRWTTADQPYGKALLTAAVSARRAGHPLTVPAGFLRAVAPSFLTGRQRAGAGATWFEDALAWACEPVFPHTEIALLSPYSQTMGVTDGYRVADVLAGDLDINWLTIPPDVWPAMVAAAAPEARRHIGLNAELAGYPDVARHAWQDAADQGDLASMSRLGVLAFGEGKLEEARNLLTPVAEYGDPTAMYHLAGVLRGQGDLDRARHWYRCAADAGHVFSMITLGELLYALGEREKGLAWVRRAVEFGGQPAMTSYAGLLHAEGQVAAARHWLVQAAERCYAPARQMLAAQLRQEGDTAGASRWLTLVAEDTATSKVDRAAALHTLGEMCRQQGDLDGARKWWERAAALPPYRRGAVNPAGVAAMYALGALAQQQDSDTERRWFSRAAEAGSSDAMCALGLMADAEGDPAEAVGFWRRAAETGHVDSMILLGRQYLRQGDEPACAQWFTKAAEKGSGAAEAALGVLLSKTDPAAARHWFTRAAERGIPQAIHCLVNALEQTGNAADVEEARRWRARLPSEDVSCEDVSCEGGGPQPT
- a CDS encoding type B 50S ribosomal protein L31 — its product is MQRDKQPAYQPVVFRDRAAGFAFLTRSTATSEETIDWDDGQTYPVIDVEISAESHPFYTGKARTVDPEGRIARFERRYEGKE
- a CDS encoding DUF5709 domain-containing protein yields the protein MLATQEVAVVDTEAWGDEVYQPDGSEVQDDEGLLGAEDTLDDGVPDPLDEGYSPPERPWAVERSDVTAAERLRGESLDRRLTLELPEVCAPEGDGMGDTWDTDGEPRDNEVGGVRAGRLVAPDQGAHPDEETRMIATDVGVDGAAASAEEAAMHIVDEDDMLT
- a CDS encoding TIGR01777 family oxidoreductase; translated protein: MKVVIPGGTGQVGAILDQALTAAGHDVVILTRRPRREREVGWDGRTLGAWARTLDGSDVVINLAGRSVNCRYTEANLRAMMDSRVRSAEVVGEAIAAAARPPKAWLQMSTATVYAHRFDAANDEATGLVGGGEAAVPAYWAYSVEIAKRWEAAQEQAPTPDTRKVALRSAMVMSPDREGVFDVLLKLARLGLGGPVAGGAQYVSWIHDRDFVRAVEFLVGRDDFTGPVNLAAPAPLPQRAFMRALRGAWGVPLGLPATRWMAELGAFALRSDTELLLKSRRVVPGRLLDAGFAFEYAQWPAAADDLVRRVRTERRGR
- a CDS encoding DUF488 domain-containing protein, encoding MPGKRAFRVRRVYDPPEKADGVRVLVDRLWPRGLSKEDAAVDEWPKELTPSTELRKWYHADTTRFTAFQERYEAELEGAEQSGAVDRLLELARDRTITLLTAVKDIDHSHVPTLLAVLERARPGR
- a CDS encoding bifunctional phosphatase PAP2/diacylglycerol kinase family protein yields the protein MSRMGRIDRRWFERVATARLAGAEQRVLPGLSRAANHGRLWFATASALAVAGGPTARRAARRGVGALALASLTANTVAKYATRRRRPVVDAVPLVRRLTKAPRSSSFPSGHSASAAAFATGVALESSRYGALIAPVAAAVAFSRIYVGVHYPGDVLAGCALGAAAAAVTCYWWPPRPRPVHILHTRAAAPPLPHGRGLVVVVNSAAGKGVPGRLPAAEHLRLLLPEAEIVELRAGDDLAELLDEAASRAGQLAGVLGVCGGDGTVNAASERAARAGLALAVFPGGTFNHFALDAGVAAFEDTAYAVEHGEAIRVDLARVRDGAGNDVFAFLNTFSIGLYPDLVRMREDMEGRIGKWPAAALALLRVLRTAEPVQLWIDGRPRALWLLFAGNGHYQPDGLAPSHRPRLDEGLLDVRTVDAEARLARTRLTVSALAGALRRSHVYQAERVREIRLAGLDGVRTLAYDGEAAPAPDTLVIHKADRALVVYSPAEPQDELAQRARTATAAFAAGATATRAGPAR